One window of the Pirellulales bacterium genome contains the following:
- a CDS encoding phasin family protein: MSNAFDSMQGFGKDNMDVAMKAADAVAKGFQTIASEAADYGKRSFEAGTAAFEKMASAKSVDAVVAVQQDYVRTAYQGYIGQVTRFGEIVADMAKTAAAPYQSLYGKFGK, translated from the coding sequence ATGAGCAACGCCTTCGATTCAATGCAGGGTTTCGGCAAGGACAACATGGACGTCGCCATGAAGGCCGCCGATGCCGTCGCCAAGGGCTTCCAGACCATCGCCAGCGAGGCGGCGGACTACGGCAAGCGCAGCTTTGAGGCCGGCACTGCCGCCTTCGAGAAGATGGCTTCGGCCAAGAGCGTGGACGCCGTCGTGGCGGTCCAGCAGGACTACGTCCGTACGGCCTACCAGGGCTACATCGGGCAGGTGACGCGTTTCGGCGAGATCGTGGCCGATATGGCCAAGACGGCCGCCGCGCCCTACCAGTCCCTCTATGGCAAGTTCGGCAAGTAA
- a CDS encoding serine hydrolase gives MLKRRGALPRFKRGFPVPGIKALIVAVAMIVGWGAVSAPAIAAVPNSAIVVDAKTGKVLYGSNVDAQRHPASLTKMMTLYLLFDALAQGRTSLDARMPVSAYAAAQAPSKLGMKPGSSISVRDAILALVTKSANDVAVVIAEYIGGTEKTFAQRMTKQARALGMTKS, from the coding sequence ATGCTGAAGCGCAGAGGAGCGCTTCCGCGATTCAAGCGTGGTTTCCCGGTTCCGGGAATCAAGGCGCTGATAGTCGCGGTTGCCATGATTGTGGGATGGGGTGCGGTCAGCGCGCCCGCGATTGCTGCCGTCCCGAACTCCGCCATCGTCGTCGACGCCAAGACCGGCAAGGTGCTCTACGGATCCAACGTGGATGCGCAGCGCCACCCGGCCTCGCTCACCAAGATGATGACCCTTTACCTCCTGTTTGACGCGCTCGCGCAGGGCAGGACAAGCCTCGACGCCCGCATGCCGGTTTCGGCTTACGCCGCAGCGCAGGCGCCCTCGAAGCTTGGCATGAAGCCCGGCAGCTCGATCAGCGTCCGTGACGCAATCCTCGCCCTCGTGACCAAGTCGGCCAACGACGTGGCCGTAGTCATCGCCGAATACATCGGCGGCACCGAGAAGACATTCGCCCAGCGCATGACCAAACAGGCGCGCGCGCTCGGCATGACGAAGTC